Below is a genomic region from Methanomassiliicoccales archaeon.
CGACCTGTATGACGCGTAGGATGTCGCCCTTCCTTTCGAAGTTGCCGAGAGTGATGATCCCGTCGGCCACCACCATCTCGAACCCATCGTTCTGAGTGGTCTCCGATATCAGGATGCCGGTGCATTTCAGCTCGTATAGCAGGTTAGCCAGCCTCTTAAGGAACTCCCTTCCGGCCGACGGTTCCATTTCCATCAGCAGCGGGGTTGTCGAATCAATGACCAGGCGTTTTACCGCGCCGCCCGTTATCAAGGTCTTGATGGAGACAAGCATCTGCATAGCCCCTTCGATGTCTGTGAGTTTCCCTTCCTTCTTAGCGAACTTCATCAATTCCTCGACACCGATGGCCTTGAGTGCGCCAGATTCCATTATCTTCTTGTCGAAGAAGTCCAAGTGAGGCACCGACGTCATCAGTTTCTCGGCTGAGTGCACGGTGGATATGAGGATGCCGTTCTGGCCCGACAGCGCGCCCCTGACCAGGAATTCGATGCCCAGTGCGGACTTGCCCGAGCCGCATATCCCGGTCACAAGAACGGTTCCTCCGATCGGCAGGCCTCCGCCCATGATCCGGTCCAGACCTTCGATCCCAGTGACGCAGCGTTTCAGTTCCGCCTTCTTGGCCATCTCGGTCACCATTCGTATCATGGGATATAGGGTTTCCTGACTGATTATACGTGCGGGTACCATCGGAGAGTGGAACAAAAGGAATAATATGCAATGCGGCTTTAGAAGGCCCTATGAAACCTGTCCTCCAGGTCGCTCTGGACCTTATGCACCTAAAGCGTGCGGTCGAGATCGGTAAAGAAGCGGTCGATGGCGGTGCCGACTGGATAGAGGCCGGAACACCGCTCATCAAGAGCGAGGGTGTCGAGTCCATCCGGGCGCTGAAGAAAGCATTGCCAGGTCATGTCATAGTCGCCGACATGAAGACCATGGATGTTGGAGGGTTTGAGGTGGAGATAGCTGCCAAAGCGGGCGCAGACGTCATCACCGTGATGGGCTTGAGCGACGACGCGACCGTGGAGGAATCTTCCGCGGTGGCAGGACGTTATGGGGCGAAGGTCATGGTGGACATGATGAATGTCCCCGACAAGGTTGCCAGGGCCAAAGAGGTCGAACGTCTTGGTGCTTCCTACATATGCATTCACATGGGCATCGACCAGCAGATGAAGGGAGACTCGACGCCTACAGAGTTGGTCCGCCAGGTCGCATCTTCCGTTTCGATTCCGATCGCCGTCGCGGGGGGCATAACATCGGAGACTGCCGGTAAACTGGCCCGGAGCGGCGCATCGATCATCATAGTCGGTGGCGGTATCATCAAGACTGAGGATGTGAAGGCAGCTGCGGTCAAGATCAAGAAGGCGATCGAGAACGGCACCGTCATTCCTGCCGATTTCGAAAAAAAATATACGCAGGAGGAATTATTCCAGGCCTTTTCCAAGGTTTCCGCCCCCAATGTCGCGGACGCCCAGCACAAAAGAGGGGTGCTTAGAGGCATCCTCTCCCGCAATCCGCACGGAACGAGGATGGTGGGTCGGGCTCTCACAGTGCAGACAGTGAAGGGGGATTGGGCAAAGCCTGTGGAGGCTATAGATCATGCTTCTAAGGGGGATGTCATAGTGATCGATGTCGGTGGCGCCGATGTAGCCGTCTGGGGTGAGCTGGCATCCTGGTCCGCTAAAGTGAGGGGGGTTGCGGGCGTGGTCATCGATGGATCGGCGCGGGATATCGACGGCATCGTGGACATGGGCTTCCCTTGCTTTTCCAGATCGGTGGCTCCCGACGCCGGCGAGCCTAAAGGTTTCGGAGGCATCGGCCATGAGATCACCGTGGGAGGACAGAACGTCCGCACTGGCGATTGGATCATAGGGGACGACAGCGGGGTCGTCGTGGTCCCGCAGGAGCATGCCGTTGAAGTGGCGAACCGGGCGGTCGACGTCGCCGAGAGGGAGGACCGCGTACGGGAAGAGATCAAACGGGGAGGCACGCTCTCCTCGATCCAGGAGCTGGAGAGATGGGAACAGGTCCGCTGATCAATCTCCACACGCATACCGTCTATTCGGACGGTGATTTTCTGCCGGACGACATCGTCAGGAGGGCCTATCAGGGCGGCCTGACGCACATCGCCATAACCGACCATTTCGAGACCGTGAAGGTGCCGTCGCCGCTCAAGGCAGAACACTTCGAGCGTTATATGAACAATCTCGACGCGCTCAAGGAGATGTACAAAGGTAAGATCAAGGTCCTGGCCGGAGTGGAGATCGACACCAATCCAACGCGCTGCGATCTGGAATCGCTCCCGGTCGACCTGATCAACCGATTGGATGTCGTTCTATTCGAGTATGCGAGCGATCCGATGAACGGAGGCTGCCAGCTGGAAGGTCTGGAGGACTTCAGGAAACAGCTCACTAGACCGATCTGCGGGCTCTGCCATTGGGACATGGACCGGATATTCCCACACCGGGACCCGAACGAACTGGCCAACACCCTCAACGTGATGGACCTGTTCGTGGAGATAAGCACCTCCCCGTTCTATACGCGTGATGGCCTCCCCTATTTCCAGCATGCAGAACGCTTCTACCGCTCGTTCCCGGGAAAGGTCAAGGTCTCCATCGGCACTGACACACACAGACGGATAGACGAAGTGGTGAACCTCAAGGTGGGCCAGGAATTCGTCAGAAGGATAGGGCTGGAAAAGGATGTCATTATTCAATGACTGAATGATCGGGGGCATCCGCCCCGTTATAGAGTTTTAATACTGGCCCATGTCGTGGGCCTGCTTTTCCAGACGCCTGATGCGCTCATCCATCGGCGGGTGGGTCGAGAATATCCGGACCAGACCGTTCGCAGAGAACGGGTTCACGATCCAAAGGCTGGACGAGGCCGGGTTACCGAACTTTATCGGATCCTTCTTTACGCCCGCCTCCAATTTCCTCAACGCTCGGGCCAGGTACAGAGGCCTTCCGATAAGCTTGGCCCCTTCAAAGTCCGCCTTGTATTCGCGGTTACGCGAGATCGCCAGTTGGACCATCATTGCTGCGATCGGCGCGGTTATCGCCACTCCGAGCATCAATAGGAATCCTCCGTTGTCCCGGTTGTTACCCCCTCCGAACAACGAACCGTAAAGCGCCCATCTGGCGGCAAACGATATCGCCCCGGCGATGGTCGCGGCCACGCTCATGACCAGTATGTCCCGGTCCTTCACGTGTGCCATCTCGTGCGCCAGCACGCCCTGGAGTTCGTCATCGTCCAGCAGCCTCATGATCCCCTCGGTCGCGGCCACGGTCGCGTTCTTCGGGTTACGCCCGGTAGCGAACGCGTTCGGCATGGTTGTAGGGATGATGGCGATCTGCGGCATTGGCAGGCCAGACCGGTCTGCGATGCTTTTCACCGTGCGGTAAAGGCGAGGAGAATCGTTCATCGTGACTATCTTCGCCCGATATGACCAGAGAACGATCTTCGATGAGAAGAAGTAAGATACCGCATTGATCAGTGCTGCTAAACCAATGAAAACGATCAGCCCCAGCAGCGGATTTCCAATGAAGTAGGTACCGACCAGCCATCCAATTACCATGAACAGACCGATCATGACCCCGAACAGGAGCATCGTCCTGAGAGTAGCGCCAATTGCACCCATCTTTACACCCTTTCGCATCAATGAAAGAATCGCTATATAAAGCATTTGAAATCACTTCTATAAAAAGGCACTGGTGAAGATGTTCCCTAGCACGATTGTCCAGCTATTCGATCTTAATGACTCGATTAGGCAAAGAAGGGTAATAATATGGAATGACGGCAATATCGGCCTGTCATGAAAGCAGTGGTGACTGGCGGGGCAGGATTCATAGGAAGCACTTTGGTGGATCGGCTCCTCGATGAGGGGAACGATGTGGTTGTCGTCGATAACCTGGACCTGACCAGTTCGGGGAGGGCGAACTACCTCGAGCCTCATTTCGAGAATGAGCGGTACCGCCTGGACAAGATCAGCGTTCTGGACCTGGACGGACTAAGGCAGAGCGTGGTGGGGGCGGATGTGGTCTTCCATCTGGCCGCTCAAGCCAACTTATCGACAATAGACCCTGTGATGGCTCAAATGGAGATCACCGGAACGCTCAACGTGCTGTTGGCG
It encodes:
- a CDS encoding ATPase domain-containing protein, producing the protein MIRMVTEMAKKAELKRCVTGIEGLDRIMGGGLPIGGTVLVTGICGSGKSALGIEFLVRGALSGQNGILISTVHSAEKLMTSVPHLDFFDKKIMESGALKAIGVEELMKFAKKEGKLTDIEGAMQMLVSIKTLITGGAVKRLVIDSTTPLLMEMEPSAGREFLKRLANLLYELKCTGILISETTQNDGFEMVVADGIITLGNFERKGDILRVIQVVKMSGAAHSRSRYVTDSTSLGLLLTPLLRGL
- a CDS encoding PHP domain-containing protein, with the protein product MGTGPLINLHTHTVYSDGDFLPDDIVRRAYQGGLTHIAITDHFETVKVPSPLKAEHFERYMNNLDALKEMYKGKIKVLAGVEIDTNPTRCDLESLPVDLINRLDVVLFEYASDPMNGGCQLEGLEDFRKQLTRPICGLCHWDMDRIFPHRDPNELANTLNVMDLFVEISTSPFYTRDGLPYFQHAERFYRSFPGKVKVSIGTDTHRRIDEVVNLKVGQEFVRRIGLEKDVIIQ
- the hxlA gene encoding 3-hexulose-6-phosphate synthase, whose amino-acid sequence is MKPVLQVALDLMHLKRAVEIGKEAVDGGADWIEAGTPLIKSEGVESIRALKKALPGHVIVADMKTMDVGGFEVEIAAKAGADVITVMGLSDDATVEESSAVAGRYGAKVMVDMMNVPDKVARAKEVERLGASYICIHMGIDQQMKGDSTPTELVRQVASSVSIPIAVAGGITSETAGKLARSGASIIIVGGGIIKTEDVKAAAVKIKKAIENGTVIPADFEKKYTQEELFQAFSKVSAPNVADAQHKRGVLRGILSRNPHGTRMVGRALTVQTVKGDWAKPVEAIDHASKGDVIVIDVGGADVAVWGELASWSAKVRGVAGVVIDGSARDIDGIVDMGFPCFSRSVAPDAGEPKGFGGIGHEITVGGQNVRTGDWIIGDDSGVVVVPQEHAVEVANRAVDVAEREDRVREEIKRGGTLSSIQELERWEQVR
- a CDS encoding zinc metalloprotease HtpX, whose amino-acid sequence is MRKGVKMGAIGATLRTMLLFGVMIGLFMVIGWLVGTYFIGNPLLGLIVFIGLAALINAVSYFFSSKIVLWSYRAKIVTMNDSPRLYRTVKSIADRSGLPMPQIAIIPTTMPNAFATGRNPKNATVAATEGIMRLLDDDELQGVLAHEMAHVKDRDILVMSVAATIAGAISFAARWALYGSLFGGGNNRDNGGFLLMLGVAITAPIAAMMVQLAISRNREYKADFEGAKLIGRPLYLARALRKLEAGVKKDPIKFGNPASSSLWIVNPFSANGLVRIFSTHPPMDERIRRLEKQAHDMGQY